One genomic segment of Chitinophagales bacterium includes these proteins:
- a CDS encoding lysophospholipase, with protein sequence MNHFEWSWDYEGKKVYAQGWAPPQSKAVVCIVHGFAEFSDRYEHVAKFLCEKGFAILTFDHLGHGKTEGKRGHADSYDDLLDTVRSITHEAGTRFPGLPVFLYGHSLGGNIVTNFLLQRQPKNIKAAVVTGPLFKLAFEPPAIKVLLAKLMVNIYPKFTEKTNLEVEAISRDKNEVRKYKENSRVLNVVSAGMFLGFYKAAKYALQHASDLRIPLLVMHGTADRITSYKGSEEFTKNHNGGLVTLKLWDGYYHELHNEPEEDRKKVLEYITAWFESFL encoded by the coding sequence ATGAATCACTTTGAATGGTCTTGGGATTACGAGGGTAAGAAAGTATATGCACAAGGTTGGGCACCGCCACAATCCAAAGCTGTCGTGTGTATTGTGCACGGCTTTGCAGAGTTTAGCGATCGATATGAACATGTGGCAAAATTCTTGTGCGAAAAAGGGTTTGCCATACTTACTTTCGACCATTTGGGGCATGGGAAAACGGAAGGTAAACGCGGTCATGCAGATAGTTATGACGATTTACTCGATACGGTAAGAAGTATTACACACGAGGCTGGAACACGCTTTCCGGGATTACCTGTTTTCTTATACGGACACAGCTTGGGTGGCAATATTGTTACCAATTTTTTACTACAGCGCCAACCTAAGAATATAAAGGCAGCCGTGGTAACAGGGCCACTTTTTAAATTAGCATTTGAGCCACCGGCAATTAAGGTGTTGTTGGCAAAGCTCATGGTAAATATCTATCCAAAATTTACCGAGAAAACAAACTTAGAAGTAGAAGCAATTTCGCGCGATAAGAACGAAGTGCGAAAATACAAAGAGAATTCCCGAGTACTTAATGTAGTTTCCGCAGGAATGTTTTTGGGGTTCTATAAAGCAGCAAAGTACGCATTGCAGCATGCCAGCGATTTGCGCATTCCATTACTAGTTATGCATGGCACTGCAGATAGAATTACCTCTTACAAAGGCAGCGAGGAGTTTACCAAGAATCACAATGGAGGGTTGGTTACCCTAAAACTGTGGGATGGCTATTACCACGAGCTGCACAACGAACCGGAAGAAGACAGAAAGAAAGTATTGGAATACATAACCGCTTGGTTCGAAAGTTTTCTATAA
- a CDS encoding tyrosine phenol-lyase, producing MAVKLARRSWAEPYKMKMVELLKMTTKPQRIKALKEAGYNTFLLNSEDVYIDLLTDSGTNSMSDRQWSAFMTGDEAYAGSKSYFLMESAIQQYYGYKYVIPTHQGRGAENLLSQILIKKGDIIPGNMYFTTTRLHQELAGGTFVDIIIDEAHDPVNEFPFKGNVDINKLEALVKKHGAKKIPYVCIATNVNMAGGQPISIKNLKELRQYTRKHGIRIIHDMTRVAENAYFIQQRERGYADKTIKEIVKEICSLTDGATMSAKKDALVNIGGFMATNDWDVFEEARNLVVVYEGLHTYGGLAGRDMEAIAVGIKESLNDYHQKARVGQVEYLGKRMEEFGIPIVKPIGGHGIFVDAKAFLPHLTQDEFPAQTLAAEIYADSGVRTMERGIVSAGRKPNGDNYYPKLELVRFTIPRRVYTQAHMDVVAESTAIVFDKRKKIKGLKMVYEPKYLRFFQARFEKIK from the coding sequence ATGGCAGTAAAACTTGCAAGGCGTTCTTGGGCAGAACCGTACAAAATGAAAATGGTAGAATTGTTGAAAATGACAACCAAGCCCCAGCGGATAAAAGCACTTAAAGAGGCAGGATACAACACTTTTTTACTGAACTCAGAGGATGTGTATATAGATCTGCTTACCGATAGCGGAACCAATTCTATGAGCGATCGCCAATGGAGTGCTTTTATGACCGGAGATGAAGCCTACGCAGGCAGCAAAAGTTACTTTTTGATGGAAAGCGCCATTCAACAGTATTATGGCTATAAGTATGTTATTCCCACACACCAAGGGCGCGGAGCCGAAAATTTACTCTCGCAAATTCTAATTAAGAAAGGCGATATTATTCCTGGTAATATGTATTTTACTACTACGCGTTTACACCAAGAGTTGGCAGGCGGAACATTTGTAGATATTATTATTGATGAAGCGCACGACCCGGTAAACGAATTTCCATTTAAGGGCAATGTGGATATAAACAAACTCGAAGCATTAGTAAAAAAACATGGGGCAAAAAAAATTCCTTATGTGTGTATAGCCACTAATGTAAACATGGCAGGCGGGCAACCCATTAGCATCAAAAATTTGAAAGAACTGCGCCAATACACACGCAAGCACGGTATTCGCATTATACACGATATGACGCGTGTTGCAGAGAATGCGTACTTTATTCAGCAGAGAGAAAGAGGCTATGCCGATAAAACCATTAAAGAAATAGTAAAGGAAATTTGCTCACTTACCGATGGCGCTACCATGAGTGCTAAAAAAGATGCACTGGTAAACATTGGAGGATTTATGGCTACCAACGATTGGGATGTATTTGAAGAAGCAAGAAATTTGGTAGTGGTGTACGAAGGCTTGCATACTTACGGAGGTTTAGCCGGGCGCGATATGGAAGCCATTGCCGTTGGTATAAAAGAGAGCTTAAACGATTATCACCAAAAGGCAAGAGTTGGGCAGGTTGAGTATTTAGGGAAACGTATGGAAGAGTTTGGTATTCCTATTGTGAAACCAATTGGCGGACATGGTATTTTTGTAGATGCCAAAGCCTTTTTGCCACACCTTACACAAGATGAATTTCCGGCACAAACTTTAGCAGCAGAAATATATGCCGATTCGGGAGTAAGAACTATGGAAAGAGGTATTGTTTCGGCAGGGCGAAAGCCAAACGGAGACAACTATTATCCCAAGCTAGAGTTGGTGCGTTTTACAATTCCAAGGCGTGTTTACACACAGGCACACATGGATGTAGTGGCCGAATCTACTGCAATAGTTTTCGATAAAAGGAAGAAAATAAAAGGATTGAAAATGGTATATGAGCCAAAGTATTTGCGTTTCTTCCAAGCACGCTTCGAAAAGATAAAATAG